In Nostoc sphaeroides, the genomic window CCAATGGTAGTTAATAAATATCCAGTAGCCATTAATGGTTGCGATCGCAACTGTTTCAACAGAGCATATTGATATTTCTGTTGTTTGTTTAACCCCGATAGTCTGGGTTTGTACCCAAAGGTGCTTCTACTGATTGTCGCCAGTTGAATGGATAGCGTTCTGCTAAATACGCCCAACCTGCACCGCCAGCATTACCACCATATTTAGGATGCGAAAAAGCCCCAGTAAAAGAATGACGACGCAATAATTGCAAAAAATATTTAGGGCTTTGGTAACGACTATAATTCCAGCCTGGAACATCGCCAATAAACATCTGATCGTATAGTTCGGCATACATTTCTTTAGACATCAAGCCAGGCTCTATAAAACGATTTCGCTGGCGTAAAAGCTTGTCAATAATATCAAGACAAATTTGATAGTCAATTAAATGATGTCGTTCTTCCTTCGTTAAGAGCTTATCAATAAAATTGACCACACCTATCGATTGATCGAATTTGTAAACGTATAAAAACTGGTTGTCCTTTGATTGACGATCTAGAGAGTTATAGTAAAAATCTAGAAAACGCTGCCCTTCTTCTGTTCGGAAAGGCAAAATATGATCTGTCAAGCGCTTTAATACTAGGGCTTCCCATGATTGTAGACTAAGAAGATCAGTAGACTGATGAGTAAAGAATTGTGACCACGTCTGTCCATTATTGAGAACTTTTTGCTGTGGATTAATAGGATCAAGTATTACTTGATTATCGATAACAAATTTATAAGTATGTACCTCTCCTTTAGGAATAACAAGTGTTACTGCATAGTATCCC contains:
- a CDS encoding gluconate 2-dehydrogenase subunit 3 family protein, which translates into the protein MQVKILDTDHQYILNHCTKYLARSNTDIRHNYNNQFGASDPRGRICEAWRFPIIDSYTGKDTQESIVDYNRVTFIYFSLSSDLPNFVGVTGTFDKLYNVIALNEIKFLGESTGYYAVTLVIPKGEVHTYKFVIDNQVILDPINPQQKVLNNGQTWSQFFTHQSTDLLSLQSWEALVLKRLTDHILPFRTEEGQRFLDFYYNSLDRQSKDNQFLYVYKFDQSIGVVNFIDKLLTKEERHHLIDYQICLDIIDKLLRQRNRFIEPGLMSKEMYAELYDQMFIGDVPGWNYSRYQSPKYFLQLLRRHSFTGAFSHPKYGGNAGGAGWAYLAERYPFNWRQSVEAPLGTNPDYRG